A stretch of the Flavobacterium sp. 5 genome encodes the following:
- a CDS encoding twin-arginine translocase TatA/TatE family subunit: MFGIGGGELVFILFIVLMLFGSDKVPEMARTMGKAMAQLKNATNDIKSEIQKGAEANGFDQKTLDDLTGGINSEINKAKNSLLGDSSSTFNGITDTFNNEITKTKESVTSGAINPDGTTILDDVTGPIKRQI, encoded by the coding sequence ATGTTTGGAATAGGAGGAGGCGAATTAGTTTTTATTTTGTTTATTGTGTTAATGCTTTTTGGATCCGATAAGGTTCCCGAAATGGCGAGAACAATGGGGAAGGCAATGGCGCAACTTAAAAATGCTACCAATGATATCAAAAGCGAAATTCAAAAAGGAGCCGAGGCCAATGGTTTTGATCAAAAAACTTTGGATGATTTGACAGGAGGTATTAACTCTGAAATCAACAAAGCGAAGAATAGTCTTTTGGGTGATTCATCAAGCACATTCAATGGAATTACAGATACATTCAATAATGAAATCACTAAAACCAAAGAAAGTGTAACCAGTGGTGCTATAAATCCAGACGGAACTACCATTTTAGATGATGTTACTGG
- a CDS encoding M1 family metallopeptidase encodes MRKFSLLFILPTVLLAQEKVVIPTVKQQGKYDTNKFSQMYDLLATPNMFRTASGAPGPAYYQQQADYKIDVELDDKNAKLSGSETITYYNNSPDSLEYLWVQLDQNQAAKNSQSPLVENEKIESVLTPAKFTSEYLKQDLERGFNIEYVKDAKGNPMSYTINQTMMRINLVTPMKPGEKLTFSTKWWYNFNNYQKETSNGRSGYELFEKDGNRLYVIAQFYPRMAVYNDVEGWQNMQFWGSGEFALPFGNFDVNITVPADHVIDATGELMNRSEVFTVEQVKRYELAQKSFDKPVVIVTQAEAEAAEKGFSDKKKTWKFSAKNVRDFGIATSRKFIYDAMAVQMGSRVVMAESVYPKEANPLWGETSTRTVAHTLKSYSSHTFDYPYPKAVSVSAEDQGMEYPMICWNYGRPDENGVTSEQVKNGMIGVVVHEVGHNFFPMIVNSDERQWTWMDEGLNSFMEYMAEQELGTNFPSRRGPAKNIVPYMSGDQKFLEPIMSNSENIVQFGNNAYGKPATGLNILRETIMGRELFDYAFKMYANRWKFKHPTPEDFFRTMEDASAVDLDWFFRGWFYSTDFVDIGINDVKQYYVTETPTVALKDAKVKKGRFGSEKGPFVYLIAGDNSELNPSSKKSLQLEEVKLLSDYVDQNVTAEEKANLKNPKYFYEVEFNKPGGMPMPIIVQITYEDGTVDNYKYPAQIWRKNNETAKKVFATSKTIKQIQIDPKLETADIDITNNSWPKVEMKSKFD; translated from the coding sequence ATGAGAAAATTTTCACTTTTATTTATTCTTCCAACTGTTTTATTGGCACAAGAAAAAGTAGTTATTCCAACTGTTAAACAGCAAGGTAAATACGATACTAACAAATTTAGTCAAATGTATGATTTATTGGCAACGCCCAATATGTTTCGTACTGCATCTGGTGCTCCAGGCCCAGCTTATTATCAGCAACAGGCAGATTATAAGATTGATGTTGAGCTTGACGATAAGAATGCTAAATTAAGCGGATCTGAAACTATTACCTATTATAATAATTCTCCAGATAGTTTGGAGTATTTGTGGGTCCAATTGGATCAAAACCAAGCGGCAAAAAACTCTCAGAGTCCCTTAGTGGAAAACGAGAAAATTGAAAGCGTTTTAACTCCTGCTAAGTTTACAAGTGAATATTTAAAACAAGACTTAGAACGTGGTTTTAACATAGAATATGTTAAAGATGCCAAAGGAAATCCAATGTCCTATACTATCAATCAAACGATGATGCGTATTAATTTGGTTACTCCAATGAAACCAGGTGAAAAACTTACGTTTTCTACAAAATGGTGGTATAATTTTAATAATTATCAAAAAGAAACCAGTAATGGACGTTCTGGTTATGAATTGTTCGAAAAAGATGGGAATAGACTGTACGTTATTGCACAGTTTTATCCAAGAATGGCAGTTTATAATGATGTAGAAGGCTGGCAGAATATGCAGTTTTGGGGTAGCGGAGAATTTGCTTTGCCATTCGGTAACTTTGATGTGAACATTACGGTTCCTGCAGATCATGTTATTGATGCAACAGGAGAATTAATGAATAGAAGCGAAGTGTTTACAGTTGAACAAGTAAAAAGATACGAATTGGCTCAAAAATCATTTGATAAGCCTGTGGTTATTGTAACACAAGCAGAAGCAGAAGCAGCTGAAAAAGGATTCTCTGACAAGAAAAAAACATGGAAATTCAGTGCTAAAAATGTTAGAGATTTTGGTATAGCCACTTCTAGAAAGTTTATTTATGATGCTATGGCAGTGCAAATGGGTAGCAGAGTGGTTATGGCCGAATCGGTTTATCCAAAAGAAGCTAATCCGCTTTGGGGAGAAACATCAACCCGAACAGTTGCACATACTTTAAAAAGTTATTCATCTCATACATTTGATTACCCTTATCCAAAAGCGGTATCAGTTTCAGCAGAAGATCAAGGAATGGAATATCCTATGATTTGTTGGAATTATGGTCGTCCTGATGAAAATGGAGTGACTAGTGAGCAAGTGAAAAATGGAATGATTGGTGTTGTAGTTCACGAAGTTGGTCATAATTTTTTCCCTATGATTGTTAATTCAGATGAGCGTCAATGGACTTGGATGGACGAAGGATTGAATTCATTTATGGAATATATGGCTGAACAAGAATTAGGAACAAATTTTCCATCTCGTCGTGGTCCAGCCAAAAATATAGTTCCTTATATGAGTGGCGATCAAAAGTTTTTGGAGCCTATTATGTCAAATTCTGAAAACATTGTTCAGTTTGGTAACAATGCTTATGGAAAACCAGCAACAGGACTTAATATATTAAGAGAAACTATTATGGGACGTGAGTTGTTTGATTATGCGTTCAAAATGTATGCGAACAGGTGGAAATTCAAGCACCCAACTCCAGAGGACTTTTTTAGAACTATGGAAGATGCTTCGGCAGTTGATTTGGATTGGTTTTTTAGAGGTTGGTTTTATTCAACAGATTTCGTAGATATTGGAATTAATGATGTAAAGCAATACTATGTTACCGAAACTCCAACCGTAGCTTTGAAAGATGCTAAAGTGAAAAAAGGGCGTTTTGGCTCAGAAAAAGGACCATTTGTATATTTAATTGCTGGAGATAATTCGGAATTGAATCCATCTTCAAAGAAATCATTACAATTGGAAGAAGTGAAATTGCTTTCGGATTATGTAGATCAAAATGTGACTGCAGAGGAAAAAGCAAATTTAAAAAATCCAAAATATTTTTACGAAGTAGAATTTAATAAGCCTGGAGGAATGCCAATGCCAATTATTGTTCAAATCACTTATGAAGACGGAACGGTAGATAATTACAAATATCCAGCACAGATTTGGAGGAAAAATAATGAAACTGCAAAAAAAGTTTTTGCTACTTCAAAGACAATAAAGCAAATTCAAATTGATCCTAAACTTGAAACTGCAGATATTGATATAACCAATAATTCATGGCCTAAAGTTGAAATGAAATCAAAGTTTGATTAA
- a CDS encoding DUF6702 family protein: protein MKRRIVTVFLLVFVFSMSSFGMHKFYMAIYQINYVPEKKMLQVTSRIFVDDLDKALEKKYNKKFFFGTNKETVESLELLKKYLAENFSLKVNGQSKALNLLSKEMDGDVLVCYLSSKDISKVNTLEIYNSVLIECFEEQQNIVHVTAFNVKKSFLFTESSTKQVLKY, encoded by the coding sequence ATGAAAAGAAGAATAGTTACGGTTTTTTTATTGGTATTTGTCTTTTCGATGAGCAGTTTTGGTATGCATAAATTTTACATGGCAATTTACCAAATCAATTATGTGCCTGAAAAGAAAATGCTTCAGGTTACCTCTCGCATTTTTGTAGATGATCTTGATAAAGCATTAGAAAAGAAATACAATAAAAAGTTTTTTTTTGGAACCAATAAAGAAACTGTTGAATCGTTAGAATTACTAAAAAAATATCTAGCTGAGAATTTTTCTTTAAAAGTTAATGGGCAATCAAAGGCATTGAATTTACTAAGTAAAGAAATGGACGGCGATGTATTGGTTTGCTACCTAAGTAGTAAAGATATTTCGAAAGTAAATACACTTGAGATTTATAATTCTGTATTAATTGAATGTTTTGAAGAACAACAGAACATCGTACATGTAACGGCATTTAATGTAAAAAAAAGTTTTCTTTTTACAGAATCATCTACTAAGCAAGTGTTAAAATATTGA
- a CDS encoding carboxypeptidase-like regulatory domain-containing protein has product MRNNFTFLFIHFFIVQFVIAQVSVEKLVNGQVTTNSISPLEGINITNTSSKIMVVSDSYGHFTIQAKEGEILSFSAVNYEPLRKFISKGEFAIGIVAVDLTPKSIELNEVVVNKNSNISAENLGIIPKDQVKLTTAERRLQTAGDFKPIHLLGLLGGFLAVDPILNAINGRTKMLKKELSIEKKEFLMVKLENLFEDKYYIQTLKIPEELIKGFQYYCIDDPDFVRSLNDKNKTMSMFLIVGLASEFNKNQKDGEN; this is encoded by the coding sequence GTGAGGAATAATTTTACTTTTTTATTTATTCATTTTTTTATAGTTCAGTTTGTCATTGCTCAAGTGAGTGTTGAGAAATTGGTGAATGGGCAGGTAACTACAAATAGTATTTCTCCATTAGAGGGTATCAATATCACGAATACTTCTAGTAAAATTATGGTGGTTTCGGATTCGTATGGACATTTTACGATTCAGGCCAAAGAGGGAGAGATTCTTAGTTTTTCGGCTGTTAATTATGAGCCTTTGAGGAAATTTATAAGTAAAGGAGAATTTGCTATTGGAATAGTTGCTGTTGATCTGACTCCAAAAAGCATTGAATTGAATGAAGTAGTTGTGAATAAAAATTCAAATATAAGTGCTGAGAATTTAGGTATAATTCCAAAAGATCAAGTCAAGTTGACTACAGCAGAAAGAAGATTGCAAACTGCGGGTGATTTTAAACCCATACATCTATTAGGTCTTTTGGGTGGTTTTTTGGCTGTGGATCCTATTTTGAATGCTATAAATGGGAGAACCAAAATGCTAAAAAAAGAGCTTTCTATTGAGAAAAAGGAATTTTTGATGGTAAAGTTGGAGAATTTATTTGAAGATAAATATTATATACAAACCTTGAAAATCCCTGAAGAGTTAATTAAGGGATTCCAGTATTATTGTATTGATGATCCTGATTTTGTTAGGTCTTTAAACGATAAAAACAAAACGATGAGTATGTTTTTGATAGTAGGATTGGCTTCGGAGTTTAATAAAAATCAAAAGGATGGTGAGAATTAG
- the pepE gene encoding dipeptidase PepE, giving the protein MKNCIIASTSTLYDGDYLEYLLPELQLHFKGCKTILFIPFARPGGITHDDYTSKAATAFAKINIVLKGIHTYENQKEAIQKAEGFFTGGGNTFLLVSQLYKNDLMNVLADTVKSGTPYLGTSAGSNICGLTMQTTNDMPIVYPPNFQTLGLLPFNLNPHYLDADNQSKHMGETRETRIKEFHAFNSLPVLGLREGSWLEVKGQKITLKGNLQARLFKQNQLPEELESGSDLSTLK; this is encoded by the coding sequence ATGAAAAATTGCATTATTGCCAGCACTTCAACTTTGTATGATGGAGACTATTTGGAGTATTTATTACCTGAACTACAATTGCATTTTAAAGGTTGCAAAACCATATTATTTATACCATTTGCCAGACCAGGAGGGATCACTCATGACGATTATACCTCTAAGGCTGCAACGGCTTTTGCTAAAATAAATATTGTTTTAAAGGGCATTCATACTTATGAGAACCAAAAAGAAGCCATCCAAAAAGCTGAAGGTTTTTTTACAGGAGGAGGCAATACTTTCCTATTAGTTTCCCAACTTTATAAAAATGATCTGATGAATGTACTCGCAGATACTGTAAAATCTGGCACCCCCTATTTAGGAACCAGTGCAGGCAGTAACATTTGCGGATTAACAATGCAAACCACCAATGACATGCCTATTGTCTATCCCCCGAATTTTCAAACCTTAGGATTATTACCTTTCAATTTGAACCCACATTATTTGGACGCCGATAATCAATCCAAGCACATGGGAGAAACTAGAGAAACAAGAATAAAAGAATTTCATGCTTTCAATTCATTACCTGTATTAGGTCTTCGAGAAGGAAGCTGGCTAGAGGTAAAAGGGCAAAAAATTACACTAAAAGGAAATTTACAAGCACGTCTTTTTAAACAAAATCAATTACCCGAAGAATTAGAAAGTGGCAGTGACTTAAGCACCTTAAAATAA
- a CDS encoding arylsulfatase, whose translation MKTIKHLLLKKTSLMVLACFLVNVTQKANAQADPREVRKENFHGVIQLDVRDSKADWAPYTPKKAPEGAPNVLFVLYDDTGQAAWSPYGGGINMPTLQKLADNGLTYTQWHTTALCSPTRSTLLTGRNHHLTGNAAITETANGFPGAHGRIPEQCETIGQVLQENGWSTFWIGKDHNVPEQDVASGASRKQWPTQLGFDRYYGFLGGETNQWYPDLVEDNHFIEPPYSPEEGYHLSKDLADKSIEYIRDQKATNPSKPWFLWYCPGANHAPHHAPQEYIDKYKGKFDDGYDAYRKWVLPRMIAKGVLPKDTKLTEFNFLPKEIANEGDFVRPWDKLKPEEKKLFSKLAEVYAGFSEYTDAQVGRVIDYLEQTGQLENTVIIYAADNGASGEGSPNGSVNENKFFNGYPDELAENLKLIDKLGGPDTYEHYPTGWAAAFSTPYKMFKRYSEYAGGTCDPLVISWPKGIKAKGEMRNQYHHSTDIVPTILEICGLEMPKVHNGVGQYPLSGVSMKYSFDAKPDAPTEKHIQYYAMLGSRAIWKDGWKAVAVHAPLTGKGHFDKDQWELYNTNVDRSESTNLAAKNPDKLKELIAAWMDEADKNLVLPLDDRTAIEIIGLERPSEEAPREKYIYYPGTSAVPEGVAVNVRGRSFKIIGDVEIKDANASGVIFAHGSRFGGHALFIKDKKLNYVYNFLGIQPEQRFVSSTELKPGKYTLGMEFIREKTGELGEQIGKMKLYINDQVVAEGPMKTQPGKFTLSGDGLCVGFDSGDAVSKEYKTPGTFKGGTIQGVGVSIGKENFTDLQKEAKSKMRD comes from the coding sequence ATGAAGACGATTAAACATTTATTGCTAAAAAAAACCTCTTTAATGGTTTTAGCATGCTTTTTGGTCAATGTTACGCAAAAAGCAAACGCACAAGCCGATCCTAGAGAGGTTAGAAAAGAAAATTTTCATGGAGTTATTCAACTAGATGTTAGAGATTCCAAAGCTGATTGGGCTCCTTACACACCTAAAAAAGCACCCGAAGGAGCACCTAATGTTCTTTTTGTTTTATATGACGACACTGGACAAGCAGCATGGTCTCCTTATGGAGGTGGAATTAATATGCCTACATTACAAAAATTGGCAGATAATGGTTTAACATATACACAATGGCATACTACAGCATTGTGTTCACCAACCAGATCAACATTATTAACAGGGAGAAATCATCACTTAACAGGTAATGCCGCTATTACAGAAACAGCAAATGGATTTCCTGGAGCTCACGGGCGTATTCCAGAGCAATGCGAAACTATTGGTCAAGTGTTGCAAGAAAATGGCTGGAGTACTTTTTGGATAGGAAAAGATCACAACGTGCCAGAGCAAGATGTCGCCTCTGGAGCGAGCCGTAAACAATGGCCAACTCAGTTGGGTTTTGATCGTTATTATGGGTTTCTTGGAGGAGAAACTAACCAATGGTATCCTGATTTAGTAGAAGACAATCACTTTATTGAACCTCCTTACAGCCCAGAAGAAGGCTATCACTTATCTAAAGATTTAGCAGATAAATCGATAGAATATATTAGAGACCAAAAAGCAACAAATCCATCAAAGCCATGGTTTTTATGGTATTGTCCTGGAGCTAATCATGCACCACATCACGCGCCACAAGAGTATATAGACAAATACAAAGGCAAATTTGATGATGGATATGATGCTTATCGCAAATGGGTTTTACCTAGAATGATTGCAAAAGGTGTTTTGCCAAAAGATACTAAATTGACAGAATTTAATTTCTTACCTAAAGAAATTGCAAATGAAGGAGATTTTGTTCGTCCTTGGGACAAACTTAAACCGGAAGAGAAAAAATTATTTTCTAAACTTGCTGAGGTATATGCAGGTTTCTCAGAGTATACAGATGCTCAAGTAGGTAGAGTAATTGATTATTTAGAACAAACTGGTCAGTTAGAAAATACTGTTATAATTTATGCGGCTGATAATGGTGCTTCTGGTGAAGGTTCTCCAAACGGATCTGTAAACGAGAATAAATTCTTTAACGGATATCCTGATGAATTGGCTGAGAATTTAAAACTAATAGACAAATTAGGAGGTCCTGATACATACGAGCATTATCCAACAGGATGGGCTGCTGCATTTTCAACTCCATATAAAATGTTTAAAAGATATAGTGAGTATGCAGGCGGTACTTGTGATCCATTGGTGATTTCATGGCCAAAAGGAATTAAAGCTAAAGGCGAAATGCGTAATCAATACCATCACTCAACAGATATTGTTCCTACTATCTTAGAAATTTGTGGTCTTGAAATGCCAAAAGTACATAATGGCGTTGGACAATATCCACTTTCTGGAGTATCTATGAAATATAGTTTTGATGCTAAACCAGACGCTCCAACAGAAAAACACATTCAATATTATGCGATGTTAGGTTCTCGTGCGATATGGAAAGATGGATGGAAAGCTGTTGCAGTTCATGCTCCATTAACAGGTAAAGGACATTTTGACAAAGACCAATGGGAATTGTACAACACAAATGTTGACCGTTCTGAATCAACTAATTTAGCAGCAAAAAACCCTGATAAATTAAAAGAGTTAATCGCAGCATGGATGGATGAAGCGGATAAAAACTTAGTATTACCATTAGATGATAGAACAGCTATTGAAATAATAGGTTTAGAAAGACCTTCTGAAGAAGCTCCTCGTGAGAAATATATTTATTATCCTGGAACTTCAGCAGTACCAGAAGGTGTAGCTGTAAATGTAAGAGGACGTTCATTCAAAATTATTGGTGATGTTGAAATTAAAGATGCGAATGCATCTGGAGTAATTTTTGCTCACGGTTCTCGTTTTGGTGGACATGCATTATTCATAAAAGACAAAAAACTGAATTACGTTTATAATTTCTTAGGAATCCAACCAGAACAAAGATTTGTTTCTTCAACTGAATTAAAACCTGGTAAATACACTCTTGGTATGGAATTTATCAGAGAAAAAACAGGGGAACTTGGCGAACAAATTGGTAAAATGAAATTATACATCAATGATCAAGTTGTTGCAGAAGGGCCAATGAAAACGCAACCAGGTAAATTTACACTTTCTGGAGACGGACTTTGTGTAGGTTTTGATAGTGGTGATGCTGTGAGTAAAGAATACAAAACTCCAGGTACTTTTAAAGGAGGAACTATTCAAGGTGTTGGTGTTTCTATAGGTAAAGAGAATTTTACAGATTTACAAAAAGAAGCAAAAAGCAAGATGAGAGATTAA
- a CDS encoding murein L,D-transpeptidase yields the protein MNKLYLFIVLLTLLSCKKQPIINFDTFKISNSDTKEGEIIDIDTELLSPYKSKSLVDFYNSRNNQTVWQSEKNRKTILETIKNCETEGLNPSDYNISKLQELEKKFIDLDESERVNYDLLLTYNFQKYLTHLRNGKLNPRELYTNWDLNIKPLDTKSILNSALEKDSLVSEIEKCQPKALTYQKLIKALQLINEFPEDKTEPIVSDEKIEPGVSNAAIIILKKKLLYWKDLESNDSITYLYDKETVKAVKKFQIRHGLISDGIIGKTTLIALNFTKEDRKHQIIANLERWRWFTKSFDKNYILINIPNYSLNVVEDQNVVMSKRIVIGKIKRKTPVLTSVLQTVVFNPTWTVPPTILKEDIIPELTKDRNSLNNKGIAIYDYKNNKVDPHKWNEKRPNGYRYVQQPGYYNSLGVVKINFPNHHSVYLHDTNHRNLFERNNRSLSSGCVRIQEPLELVQLLLDNPKQYSKEKIDSIVATKETLFIGIKKRYAIYLWYWTAWSEDNELIFRNDIYNLDADLYTQLRN from the coding sequence ATGAATAAACTTTACTTATTTATTGTCTTACTCACACTTCTAAGTTGCAAAAAACAACCGATAATAAACTTCGATACCTTCAAAATTTCCAACTCAGACACTAAAGAAGGTGAGATTATTGATATTGATACTGAATTATTAAGTCCTTATAAAAGCAAATCACTCGTCGATTTTTACAATTCCAGAAACAACCAAACCGTATGGCAATCTGAAAAAAATAGAAAAACAATCCTTGAAACAATTAAAAATTGTGAAACCGAAGGGCTAAATCCGTCAGATTACAATATTTCCAAACTGCAGGAATTAGAGAAAAAATTTATAGATTTGGATGAATCCGAGCGAGTAAACTATGATTTATTACTTACGTATAACTTTCAAAAATACCTTACTCACCTTCGCAACGGAAAACTCAACCCAAGAGAACTGTACACCAATTGGGATTTAAACATTAAACCCTTAGACACTAAATCCATCCTAAATAGTGCCTTAGAAAAAGACTCTTTAGTAAGCGAAATAGAAAAATGTCAACCAAAAGCATTGACATACCAAAAATTAATCAAAGCACTACAACTCATTAATGAATTTCCAGAAGACAAAACAGAACCTATTGTTTCTGATGAAAAAATAGAACCAGGTGTCTCCAATGCTGCTATAATTATCTTAAAGAAAAAACTACTATATTGGAAAGATTTAGAAAGCAATGACAGTATAACTTACCTTTACGACAAAGAAACAGTCAAAGCAGTCAAAAAATTCCAAATTCGTCATGGATTAATTTCTGATGGAATTATAGGGAAGACAACTCTAATAGCATTAAATTTCACCAAAGAAGATAGAAAACATCAAATTATTGCTAATCTGGAGCGCTGGAGATGGTTTACAAAATCATTTGACAAAAATTACATCCTAATTAACATTCCTAATTACAGCCTAAACGTAGTGGAAGATCAGAATGTAGTTATGAGTAAGCGTATTGTCATAGGGAAAATCAAGAGAAAAACACCTGTTCTAACTTCAGTATTACAAACTGTTGTATTCAATCCCACATGGACTGTACCCCCAACTATTTTAAAGGAAGATATTATTCCCGAACTAACCAAAGACCGAAATTCTTTAAACAATAAAGGCATTGCCATTTATGATTATAAAAACAATAAAGTTGATCCTCATAAATGGAATGAAAAAAGACCCAACGGCTATCGTTATGTACAACAACCTGGCTATTACAACTCATTAGGGGTTGTTAAAATAAACTTCCCTAATCATCATAGTGTATACCTACACGACACAAATCATCGTAATTTATTTGAACGAAATAATCGATCTTTAAGCTCGGGGTGTGTACGAATTCAAGAACCATTAGAATTAGTTCAACTACTTTTAGACAACCCTAAACAGTATTCAAAGGAAAAAATAGACTCGATTGTTGCAACGAAAGAGACTCTTTTTATAGGCATAAAAAAACGCTATGCAATATACCTTTGGTATTGGACAGCGTGGAGTGAAGATAACGAATTAATTTTCAGAAACGACATTTATAATTTGGATGCCGATCTATATACTCAATTACGAAACTAA